One stretch of Halapricum desulfuricans DNA includes these proteins:
- a CDS encoding metal-dependent hydrolase, which translates to MYRYGHYGAALAGYAPLGAVALALGFETAAVGGAVVAVGLAMVPDWDQKVPGIAHRGPTHTVAFASVVAAVLAVAGTAIAWASPELGPLVAVGAGSYFGSVGGVTILSHIAADALTPMGVKPFGDGERYSFDVCRADSTLGNYGLLTLGVLVAALAYALGAAVNGLLGT; encoded by the coding sequence ATGTACCGCTACGGACACTACGGCGCTGCGCTGGCGGGGTACGCGCCGCTGGGAGCCGTCGCGCTCGCGCTCGGGTTCGAGACCGCCGCGGTCGGGGGCGCGGTCGTGGCGGTCGGGCTGGCGATGGTCCCCGACTGGGATCAGAAGGTACCGGGGATCGCCCACCGCGGTCCAACCCACACCGTCGCGTTTGCGAGCGTCGTCGCGGCCGTGCTCGCGGTCGCAGGCACGGCGATCGCGTGGGCCAGTCCCGAACTCGGGCCGCTCGTCGCGGTCGGGGCCGGCTCCTATTTCGGGTCCGTCGGCGGCGTGACGATCCTCTCGCACATCGCGGCCGACGCGCTCACGCCGATGGGCGTCAAACCGTTCGGCGACGGCGAGCGCTACTCGTTTGACGTGTGTCGGGCCGACAGCACGCTCGGCAACTACGGACTGCTGACGCTCGGCGTGCTCGTGGCAGCGCTGGCATACGCCCTCGGCGCGGCGGTGAACGGTCTGCTCGGGACGTGA
- a CDS encoding DUF192 domain-containing protein, whose product MRLVHERDGESAALADGVEIAEGFVQTSKGLMFRSSIPEDYALVFEFEPPSGISAKLPFAGDDAVSRRFIHMLFVRMPLDVLWLQGEEVVHVKTLRPWVGVGTANADRIIELPEGAAEDVEVGDRVVLER is encoded by the coding sequence ATGCGTCTGGTCCACGAGCGCGACGGGGAGTCGGCCGCCCTCGCCGACGGCGTCGAGATCGCCGAGGGATTCGTCCAGACCTCGAAGGGGCTGATGTTCCGATCGTCGATCCCCGAGGACTACGCGCTTGTCTTCGAGTTCGAGCCGCCGTCCGGAATCAGCGCGAAGCTCCCGTTCGCCGGCGACGACGCCGTTTCGCGGCGGTTCATCCACATGCTGTTCGTCCGGATGCCGCTCGACGTGCTCTGGTTGCAGGGCGAGGAAGTCGTCCACGTAAAGACCCTGCGGCCGTGGGTCGGAGTCGGGACGGCCAATGCGGATCGGATCATCGAGCTCCCGGAAGGAGCGGCGGAGGACGTCGAAGTCGGCGATCGGGTCGTCCTCGAGCGGTGA
- a CDS encoding deoxyribonuclease IV, translating into MLIGAHTSIAGGVYNAVDEQVEYDGNCGQIFSHSPQVWQDPNIGDDEAERFRERSDEAGVGPWVIHASYLVNLCTPKDDLRAKSVDSMQKEVDAADTLGIEYVNVHLGAHTGAGVEGGLDNAASALDELDVPEDVTVLVESDAGSGTKLGGDFEHLAGVLERSEQNLEVCLDTAHAFAAGYDLSTVEGVEETIAEFDEVVGLDNLACVHLNDSKHACGTNKDEHAHLGEGEIGEEGISAVVSHEALRELPFVLETPTEDGRGFAWNVERARELRA; encoded by the coding sequence ATGCTGATCGGAGCACATACGAGCATCGCCGGAGGCGTATACAACGCCGTCGACGAGCAGGTCGAGTACGACGGCAACTGCGGCCAGATCTTCAGCCACTCCCCGCAGGTCTGGCAGGATCCGAATATCGGCGACGACGAGGCCGAACGGTTCCGCGAGCGCAGCGACGAGGCGGGCGTCGGCCCGTGGGTCATCCACGCCTCGTATCTCGTGAATCTCTGCACTCCGAAAGACGACCTCCGGGCGAAGTCAGTCGACTCCATGCAAAAAGAGGTCGACGCGGCCGACACACTCGGGATCGAGTACGTCAACGTCCATCTGGGTGCTCACACCGGCGCGGGCGTCGAGGGCGGGCTGGATAACGCCGCCAGCGCGCTGGACGAGCTCGACGTGCCCGAGGACGTGACGGTGCTGGTCGAGAGCGACGCCGGCAGCGGGACGAAACTCGGCGGGGACTTCGAGCATCTGGCGGGCGTGCTCGAGCGCTCCGAACAGAACCTGGAGGTCTGTCTGGACACCGCCCACGCCTTCGCCGCGGGCTATGACCTCTCGACGGTCGAGGGCGTCGAGGAGACGATCGCCGAGTTCGACGAGGTCGTCGGCCTCGACAATCTCGCGTGTGTCCACCTCAACGACTCCAAACACGCCTGTGGGACGAACAAAGACGAACACGCCCACCTCGGCGAGGGCGAAATCGGCGAGGAAGGGATCAGCGCCGTCGTCTCCCACGAGGCGCTGCGCGAGCTTCCCTTCGTGCTGGAGACCCCGACCGAGGACGGACGTGGCTTCGCCTGGAACGTCGAGCGCGCCCGGGAGCTTCGAGCGTAG
- a CDS encoding ArsR/SmtB family transcription factor, translating into MPELEDERFYEAHADFCSVCANANRLKILDLLKNGEQYSVSDIERHTGISQSTVSQHLKLMRDRGIVTRERDGVNNYYSVADDRIVEGVETIREVVREQVEK; encoded by the coding sequence ATGCCCGAACTCGAGGACGAGCGCTTCTACGAGGCGCATGCGGATTTCTGCAGCGTCTGTGCCAACGCGAACCGCCTGAAGATCCTCGACCTGCTCAAGAACGGCGAGCAGTACTCCGTCTCCGACATCGAGCGCCACACCGGGATCTCCCAGTCGACGGTCTCTCAGCACCTCAAACTCATGCGCGACCGCGGGATCGTCACCCGCGAACGCGACGGCGTGAACAACTACTACTCCGTCGCCGACGACCGGATCGTCGAGGGCGTGGAAACGATCCGCGAAGTCGTCAGAGAACAGGTCGAAAAGTAG
- a CDS encoding molecular chaperone TorD family protein, with amino-acid sequence MSPTDSPDSPDRSASSDDRDDLDRPVLERSQSWRDLHVLLANALRHPDEQFSDAIETGEFEAQLRSLVSTLDVDLAISLSPPLEESSGLTAAYIDLFEGRRQPYAPPAESPYRAWYDRDEGGLMNGPAAAEMRQRYRAIDATVPDAYAADHVALLLEYESLLLEAGDHDAYRSFARSHFEWLPALRRATDAAAAEAPVYRWLVVLLDELFVVLRDRLELSEPTTADVERMLGRIGPDG; translated from the coding sequence ATGTCTCCAACGGACAGTCCGGACAGTCCCGATCGATCCGCCAGTTCCGACGACCGTGACGACCTCGACCGTCCCGTTCTCGAACGGTCTCAAAGCTGGCGTGACCTGCACGTCCTGCTGGCGAACGCGCTTCGCCACCCAGACGAGCAGTTCAGCGACGCCATCGAGACCGGCGAGTTCGAAGCGCAACTGCGGTCGCTCGTCTCGACACTGGACGTGGATCTGGCGATATCTCTCTCCCCACCGCTCGAAGAGAGCAGCGGGCTCACGGCGGCGTACATCGATCTCTTCGAGGGGAGACGACAGCCGTACGCCCCGCCCGCGGAGTCGCCGTACCGGGCCTGGTACGACAGAGACGAGGGCGGGCTGATGAACGGCCCCGCGGCCGCAGAGATGCGCCAGCGCTACCGCGCGATCGACGCGACTGTGCCGGACGCTTACGCCGCGGATCACGTCGCGTTGCTGCTCGAATACGAGAGTCTCCTGCTCGAGGCGGGCGACCACGACGCCTACCGCTCGTTCGCCCGGTCGCACTTCGAGTGGCTGCCGGCGCTCAGGCGCGCGACCGACGCGGCGGCCGCGGAGGCCCCCGTCTACCGCTGGCTGGTCGTGCTCCTCGACGAACTGTTCGTTGTCCTCCGGGATCGCCTCGAACTCTCGGAGCCGACGACGGCGGACGTCGAACGGATGCTCGGCCGGATCGGACCGGACGGGTAG
- the nrfD gene encoding NrfD/PsrC family molybdoenzyme membrane anchor subunit: protein MSDIATGSDLLWIARGHWEIFIATYLFLGGLSGGAYLTSVVSSELFRPRARGPDEIFACEETSRWGAIVGVLAIAVGGVALLSHLGAPLRALTFPVLFSNFGSWLVIGTWFIVLFALFVTIEAFWLLFGEEHAGSEGLSYVPRWIVARIDDALPLPEGWSIVAALDWLADRLRPTGRARRAVHAVGSVAAVGVIVYTALLLTDVSVVPLWDRQYLPIVFLMSGPSTGISAALLGTVASGGGLSRTNHLFCLADDALIAVETVTLVGLLVALSSGGPAAEQSYELLLSGAYFPHFAVGVLALGLVVPFGLSMTMTGLVRFTDVEHRWGSAFTGGFALKYVLVLAGGFLLRYALLFGAVKQPLGVP from the coding sequence ATGAGCGACATCGCAACCGGATCCGACCTCCTGTGGATCGCGCGAGGCCACTGGGAAATCTTCATCGCTACCTACCTGTTTCTGGGTGGGTTGAGCGGCGGCGCGTACCTCACCTCCGTCGTCTCCTCGGAGCTGTTTCGGCCGCGTGCCCGGGGCCCCGACGAGATCTTCGCCTGCGAGGAGACCTCACGATGGGGTGCTATCGTCGGAGTCCTCGCCATCGCCGTCGGCGGCGTCGCCCTGCTGTCGCACCTCGGTGCGCCGCTGCGCGCGCTCACGTTCCCGGTGCTTTTCAGCAACTTCGGCTCGTGGCTGGTCATCGGGACGTGGTTTATCGTGCTGTTCGCACTGTTCGTCACGATCGAGGCCTTCTGGCTGCTGTTCGGCGAGGAACACGCCGGCTCCGAGGGCCTGAGCTACGTCCCGCGCTGGATCGTCGCCCGGATCGACGACGCGCTCCCGCTGCCCGAGGGATGGAGCATCGTCGCCGCGCTCGACTGGCTCGCGGACCGCCTCCGACCGACCGGACGCGCTCGACGCGCCGTTCACGCCGTCGGCAGCGTCGCCGCCGTCGGCGTCATCGTCTACACTGCACTGCTGTTGACCGACGTCTCGGTGGTCCCGCTGTGGGACCGACAGTACCTGCCGATCGTCTTCCTCATGAGCGGTCCTTCGACGGGCATCTCCGCGGCGCTGCTCGGGACCGTCGCCAGCGGCGGCGGCCTCAGCCGGACGAACCACCTGTTCTGTCTGGCCGACGACGCTCTCATCGCCGTCGAGACGGTGACGCTGGTCGGACTGCTGGTCGCTCTCTCATCCGGCGGTCCGGCGGCCGAGCAGAGCTACGAACTCCTGCTGAGCGGGGCGTACTTCCCGCACTTCGCCGTCGGCGTCCTCGCGCTCGGACTCGTCGTCCCGTTCGGGCTCTCGATGACGATGACCGGGCTGGTCCGGTTCACCGACGTCGAACACCGGTGGGGATCCGCGTTCACCGGCGGATTCGCTCTGAAGTACGTCCTCGTGCTCGCCGGCGGGTTCCTGCTCCGGTACGCCCTCCTCTTCGGCGCGGTCAAACAGCCGCTGGGGGTGCCGTGA
- a CDS encoding 4Fe-4S dicluster domain-containing protein translates to MGEQWGFYFDPDSCMGCNACAIACKNRHDTDAGHVDWRRVETVSEGEFPDYEETNVSLSCMHCEDAPCEEVCPTGAIEKRESDGIVTIDREKCIGCGYCGWACPYGAPQYGDDGLMQKCNLCLDKGPGSGADAPSKNEQQADGEALEPACVDECVGDALDAGPVGELLDKASQEAAERFEQNRTNVIIDSTGENSVTGMQGVRQATEDS, encoded by the coding sequence ATGGGCGAGCAGTGGGGCTTTTACTTCGACCCCGACAGCTGCATGGGCTGTAACGCCTGTGCGATCGCCTGTAAGAACCGCCACGACACCGACGCCGGCCACGTCGACTGGCGGCGCGTCGAGACGGTCTCGGAGGGCGAGTTCCCGGACTACGAGGAGACGAACGTCTCCCTGTCGTGTATGCATTGCGAGGACGCCCCCTGCGAAGAGGTCTGTCCGACCGGTGCGATCGAGAAACGCGAGAGCGACGGGATCGTCACGATCGACCGCGAGAAGTGCATCGGCTGTGGCTACTGTGGGTGGGCCTGTCCGTACGGCGCGCCCCAGTACGGCGACGACGGCCTGATGCAGAAGTGCAACCTCTGTCTGGACAAGGGGCCGGGCAGCGGAGCCGACGCGCCTTCGAAGAACGAACAGCAGGCCGACGGCGAAGCGCTCGAACCGGCCTGTGTCGACGAATGCGTCGGCGACGCGCTCGACGCCGGCCCGGTCGGAGAGCTGCTCGACAAGGCCTCCCAGGAGGCCGCCGAGCGCTTCGAACAGAACCGGACGAACGTGATCATCGATTCGACCGGCGAGAACAGCGTGACAGGGATGCAGGGCGTCCGACAGGCGACTGAAGACTCATGA
- a CDS encoding molybdopterin-containing oxidoreductase family protein: MSERDDGSGLTRRSLLKTAAAGAVAATAGCGSVGSQSSASLTRGSETAYGNCWQCHKLCGMEVTLNEEGEATELHGIDGHPRGSAGEGTDGTLCPKGLSQLEKAYSPQRIKRPYVRKDGELKPVDWDEAISYTADRLQAFADEHGPESLIEFHGWGTAGVFSTLFRNLYGCPNHVPHPTPTCFGSMAVTGTLMGLGGGNIRWVDYPNTEYVLVWGRDPLESFAGQWEAKQLLEARERGAKIVTIDPVYTETAKKSDEWLPVEPRTDGALALAMANVIIEEGLYDEEFVENYTHGFETYKEAVAGKTPEWAAEKTGLADHDGLGAETIREIAIEFAEAAPAAAITSWTGLGQSADHQKAAQNVVALTALVGNIDRPGGQRWFASPALSDPFEVGCEEELPNNAADRQCYLTDKETGYASMTGKPVQNRVPEMVDNGDVQGMVYYYRNPVTDGAAQEWLGTDEREGALEQMELVVGIDAFWSETARKADVVLPESSQLEKAMFGSGGYGAYNERTWITGSKAAIEPQWETRPGFEIVSELGREMGYEEFFPWESKEDYINDQLSELDLTLEDLEAEDTYVLLDEFGYEKWKGGGFAQGADEFWFDLDKKLEGMYAKLSERAGTEITTGPQWVEPGTIGDELTEDYPLEMLDTRTVEFSHGGDQALSLPLEQLAESYGLEHEDYRGNYLVIHPDDASERDIEHGDMVTIASEHGEAELMAAVTEGIRPGAVSVEPYGFGRGSIQPDGDGANNMLLNSPEQIDPVSGEIDRHIAVEVSPGGDA; this comes from the coding sequence GTGAGCGAACGCGACGACGGTTCCGGGCTGACTCGTCGGTCGCTGTTGAAGACTGCCGCGGCGGGTGCAGTCGCCGCTACCGCGGGCTGTGGGTCGGTCGGCTCGCAGTCCTCGGCGTCACTGACACGGGGTTCGGAGACGGCCTACGGCAACTGCTGGCAGTGTCACAAGCTCTGCGGGATGGAAGTGACTCTCAACGAGGAGGGCGAGGCGACGGAGCTGCACGGCATCGACGGCCACCCCCGCGGGAGCGCCGGCGAGGGGACCGACGGGACGCTCTGTCCGAAGGGACTCTCCCAGCTCGAGAAGGCCTACTCGCCACAGCGGATCAAGCGACCCTACGTTCGCAAGGACGGCGAGCTCAAGCCGGTCGACTGGGACGAAGCTATCTCGTATACGGCGGACCGACTGCAGGCGTTCGCCGACGAACACGGGCCTGAATCGCTGATCGAGTTCCACGGCTGGGGGACCGCTGGCGTGTTCAGCACCCTGTTTCGGAACCTCTACGGCTGTCCCAACCACGTGCCTCACCCGACACCGACCTGTTTCGGCTCGATGGCGGTCACGGGCACGCTGATGGGCCTCGGCGGGGGCAACATCCGCTGGGTCGATTATCCCAACACCGAGTACGTGCTGGTGTGGGGCCGGGATCCCCTGGAGAGCTTCGCCGGCCAGTGGGAAGCAAAACAGCTTCTCGAAGCGCGCGAGCGCGGCGCGAAGATCGTCACGATCGATCCGGTCTACACCGAGACCGCCAAGAAGTCAGACGAGTGGCTCCCGGTCGAGCCCCGCACCGACGGCGCGCTGGCGCTGGCGATGGCCAACGTCATCATCGAGGAGGGGCTGTACGACGAGGAGTTCGTCGAGAACTACACGCACGGCTTCGAGACCTACAAGGAGGCGGTCGCCGGGAAGACCCCCGAGTGGGCCGCCGAGAAGACCGGGCTGGCCGACCACGACGGACTGGGCGCGGAGACGATCCGCGAGATCGCCATCGAGTTCGCCGAGGCCGCGCCCGCCGCGGCGATCACCTCCTGGACCGGACTCGGCCAGAGCGCCGACCACCAGAAGGCGGCACAGAACGTGGTCGCGCTGACCGCGCTGGTCGGCAACATCGACCGACCCGGTGGCCAGCGCTGGTTTGCGAGTCCCGCTCTCTCCGACCCCTTCGAGGTCGGCTGCGAGGAGGAACTCCCGAACAACGCCGCGGACAGACAGTGCTATCTCACCGACAAAGAGACCGGCTACGCCTCGATGACCGGAAAACCTGTACAGAACCGCGTCCCCGAGATGGTCGACAACGGCGACGTGCAGGGGATGGTGTATTACTACCGCAACCCGGTCACCGACGGGGCCGCCCAAGAGTGGCTCGGGACCGACGAGCGGGAGGGCGCGCTCGAGCAGATGGAGCTGGTCGTCGGGATCGACGCCTTCTGGAGCGAGACCGCCCGGAAGGCCGACGTCGTCCTCCCGGAGTCCTCTCAGCTCGAAAAGGCCATGTTCGGCTCGGGCGGTTACGGCGCCTACAACGAGCGGACATGGATCACCGGCTCGAAGGCCGCGATCGAGCCGCAGTGGGAGACCAGACCCGGCTTCGAGATCGTCAGCGAACTCGGCCGGGAGATGGGCTATGAAGAGTTCTTCCCCTGGGAGAGCAAGGAAGACTACATCAACGACCAGCTGTCGGAACTCGATCTCACGCTCGAGGACCTCGAAGCCGAGGACACCTACGTCCTGCTCGACGAGTTCGGCTACGAGAAGTGGAAAGGCGGCGGCTTCGCGCAGGGTGCTGACGAGTTCTGGTTCGACCTCGACAAGAAGCTCGAGGGGATGTACGCCAAACTCAGCGAGCGCGCCGGGACCGAGATCACGACCGGCCCGCAGTGGGTCGAACCCGGAACGATCGGCGACGAGTTGACCGAGGACTACCCGCTGGAGATGCTCGACACCCGGACCGTGGAGTTCTCACACGGCGGCGATCAGGCGCTGTCGCTCCCGCTCGAGCAACTCGCCGAGTCGTACGGCCTCGAACACGAGGACTACCGCGGCAACTACCTGGTGATCCATCCGGACGACGCGAGCGAGCGCGACATCGAACACGGCGACATGGTGACGATCGCCTCCGAACACGGCGAGGCGGAGCTGATGGCGGCCGTGACGGAGGGGATCCGACCGGGCGCGGTCAGCGTCGAACCGTACGGGTTCGGTCGAGGGTCGATCCAGCCCGACGGCGACGGTGCGAACAACATGCTACTCAACAGTCCAGAACAGATCGATCCGGTATCGGGCGAGATAGACAGGCACATCGCGGTCGAGGTTTCCCCCGGAGGTGACGCCTGA
- a CDS encoding 4Fe-4S ferredoxin N-terminal domain-containing protein yields the protein MTEDTTDADVESPTDAIPDADLADDEFDQELGQRLGRDAQRFADGELSEEEFYEKYHDALVEEFGEDNRPVARRRDDS from the coding sequence GTGACCGAAGACACAACCGACGCGGACGTCGAGTCGCCGACGGACGCGATTCCGGACGCGGATCTGGCCGACGACGAGTTCGATCAGGAACTCGGACAGCGACTCGGCCGAGACGCACAGCGGTTCGCAGACGGCGAACTGAGCGAGGAGGAGTTCTACGAGAAATATCACGACGCGCTCGTCGAGGAGTTCGGCGAGGACAACCGACCGGTCGCCCGACGGAGGGACGACTCGTGA
- a CDS encoding helix-turn-helix domain-containing protein, with the protein MSETRPEPAPDRDGQGVDRRPLRIDLEIDVGDACPIVEADGPVLEADLHHMDGVCRSDVVTGGEDVSIEQFEQPMGARCLADVFFEHGCVPHVTGTTDDSLLVTIHPPDRSKIPEIVSCVDELGFPARIDRIVSLDDALFGTDPVLCEFGLLTDKQQEALVLAVRHGYYSQPRETTLAELASELGVGKSAVSHRLQAAESKIIRNHVSKSESEER; encoded by the coding sequence ATGTCAGAGACACGCCCCGAACCTGCGCCAGATCGCGACGGACAGGGAGTCGACCGGCGGCCGCTGCGCATCGACCTCGAGATCGACGTGGGGGATGCGTGTCCGATCGTCGAGGCCGACGGGCCGGTCCTCGAGGCTGATTTACACCACATGGACGGCGTCTGCCGGTCAGACGTCGTCACCGGCGGTGAGGACGTCTCCATCGAGCAGTTCGAACAGCCGATGGGGGCGCGGTGTCTCGCAGACGTCTTTTTCGAACACGGCTGTGTGCCCCACGTCACGGGCACGACTGACGACTCGCTGCTCGTGACAATCCACCCACCCGACCGATCGAAGATCCCCGAAATCGTCTCCTGTGTCGACGAACTGGGATTCCCCGCGCGAATCGACCGCATCGTCTCGCTGGACGACGCCCTGTTCGGTACCGACCCCGTCCTCTGTGAGTTCGGACTGCTGACGGACAAACAGCAGGAGGCGCTGGTGCTGGCTGTCCGACACGGCTACTACTCCCAGCCGCGGGAGACGACGCTGGCCGAACTGGCGTCCGAACTCGGCGTCGGGAAGTCGGCCGTCTCCCACCGCCTCCAGGCCGCGGAATCGAAGATTATTCGCAACCACGTCTCGAAAAGCGAGTCGGAAGAACGCTGA
- a CDS encoding MTH865 family protein: MVDTDDLRDQFVDAFEGAEYPISSPMDLVPALPDGPGTTFESGEFSMTAMELNTKLGSGNFPYDDVESFVDDVMTQLDEQDLL, translated from the coding sequence ATGGTAGACACTGACGACTTGCGCGACCAGTTCGTCGACGCCTTCGAGGGCGCGGAGTACCCGATCTCCAGTCCGATGGATCTGGTACCGGCGCTGCCGGACGGACCGGGAACGACGTTCGAGTCGGGCGAGTTCTCGATGACGGCGATGGAACTGAACACGAAACTGGGAAGCGGGAACTTCCCCTACGACGACGTGGAGTCGTTCGTCGACGACGTGATGACCCAGCTCGACGAGCAGGACCTGCTGTAG
- a CDS encoding metal-dependent transcriptional regulator, with amino-acid sequence MLSPEMEDYLKAIHEHQRETEGPVSTSTIAESMDVTPPTATSMMEKLEERGLVEREKYKGVRLTDEGETIATEVIRHHRLLETYLTDKLGFDWTAVHEEADRLEHHISEEFERRVAAQLGDPDVDPHGDPIPSDALEPLDECSGTALSECHEGDTVEVTRVRDRDPDELEYLSEVGIEPGTTLAVVDIPPIGLLEVELEGGTRVSLPEHVAATIRVTGAASATNG; translated from the coding sequence ATGCTCAGCCCCGAGATGGAGGATTACCTCAAGGCGATCCACGAACACCAGCGCGAGACGGAGGGGCCGGTATCGACGTCGACGATCGCCGAGAGCATGGACGTGACGCCGCCGACGGCCACGAGCATGATGGAGAAACTCGAGGAGCGCGGCCTGGTCGAACGCGAGAAGTACAAGGGCGTCCGACTCACCGACGAGGGCGAGACGATTGCGACCGAGGTAATCCGCCATCACCGCCTGCTTGAGACGTATCTCACCGACAAACTCGGCTTCGACTGGACCGCCGTCCACGAGGAGGCCGACCGCCTCGAACACCACATCTCCGAGGAGTTCGAGCGCCGCGTCGCCGCACAGCTGGGCGATCCCGACGTCGATCCGCACGGGGATCCGATCCCCAGCGACGCGCTGGAACCGCTCGATGAGTGCAGCGGGACAGCCCTCAGCGAATGTCACGAGGGCGACACGGTCGAGGTGACTCGCGTCCGGGACCGCGACCCGGACGAACTCGAATACCTCTCCGAGGTCGGGATCGAGCCCGGAACGACGCTTGCGGTCGTCGACATCCCGCCGATCGGGTTACTCGAGGTCGAACTCGAGGGCGGAACGCGGGTCTCGCTGCCGGAACACGTGGCCGCGACCATCAGGGTGACCGGGGCCGCGTCAGCTACCAACGGCTGA
- a CDS encoding DsrE/DsrF/DrsH-like family protein, with protein sequence MSTDSQSGDDGTAPSREALQERIEQLEGQVADLEDDSKKMSIIATKGSLDMAYPPLILASTAAAFGWEVTVFHTFWGLDILHEDRSKDLKVSAVGNPSMPMPNALGAFPGGDRLATWYMNREIEDNGTATIEELIDTSLEMGVDLQACQMTADLFGYDTDEFYDGVTTDVGAATALQDMADADIQLLV encoded by the coding sequence ATGAGCACGGACAGTCAGTCCGGCGACGACGGAACGGCGCCGTCGCGCGAGGCGCTACAGGAGCGTATCGAACAGCTCGAAGGGCAGGTGGCCGACCTCGAAGACGACAGCAAGAAGATGTCGATCATCGCGACGAAGGGATCGCTGGACATGGCCTACCCGCCGTTGATCCTGGCGAGCACGGCCGCGGCGTTCGGCTGGGAGGTGACGGTCTTCCACACGTTCTGGGGGCTGGACATCCTCCACGAAGATCGGTCGAAGGACCTGAAAGTCAGCGCCGTCGGCAACCCCAGTATGCCGATGCCCAACGCGCTGGGTGCGTTCCCGGGCGGCGACCGGCTCGCGACGTGGTACATGAACCGCGAGATCGAGGACAACGGAACGGCGACGATCGAGGAACTGATCGACACCAGCCTCGAGATGGGCGTCGATCTACAGGCGTGTCAGATGACCGCCGACCTGTTCGGATACGACACCGACGAGTTCTACGACGGCGTCACGACCGACGTCGGTGCCGCGACGGCGCTGCAGGACATGGCCGACGCCGACATCCAGTTGCTGGTGTGA
- a CDS encoding sulfurtransferase TusA family protein, which yields MTQEFTTAETLDVRGENCPMPVVKTRQAIDDLDSGEVLEVLATDPGSESDLGGWADSTDGVALLEQSQTEMDGETVYTHYVRTE from the coding sequence ATGACGCAGGAGTTCACAACGGCTGAGACGCTCGACGTGCGAGGCGAGAACTGTCCGATGCCGGTCGTCAAGACCAGGCAGGCCATCGATGACCTCGACAGCGGCGAGGTGCTGGAGGTGCTGGCGACCGACCCGGGAAGCGAGAGCGACCTCGGCGGCTGGGCCGACTCGACGGACGGCGTGGCGCTGCTGGAGCAATCTCAGACGGAGATGGACGGCGAGACCGTCTACACTCACTACGTGCGCACCGAGTGA
- a CDS encoding YeeE/YedE family protein, whose amino-acid sequence MTIEPLQITVETLFPNGIAHYAAGGLLIGLGVTVIYAATGIIAGASTFLESTWSYVSSVSRFNTPKYLTSRDWRVVFTVGIVAGAAAYALTLGAGGWTTDVQLWRLFVGGVLVGVGTRVGKGCTSGHGVCGVGSGSNTSFVNVATFLAFAIGTAQLVAALGVSP is encoded by the coding sequence ATGACGATTGAACCACTCCAGATCACGGTCGAAACGCTGTTTCCCAACGGTATCGCACACTACGCGGCCGGCGGGCTGTTGATCGGGCTCGGAGTCACAGTGATCTACGCGGCCACGGGCATTATCGCGGGCGCGAGCACGTTCCTCGAGTCGACGTGGTCGTACGTCTCGTCGGTCTCGCGATTTAATACGCCGAAGTACCTGACCTCGCGCGACTGGCGGGTCGTCTTCACCGTCGGGATCGTCGCCGGCGCGGCCGCCTACGCGCTGACGCTCGGGGCCGGCGGCTGGACGACCGACGTCCAGCTGTGGCGGCTGTTCGTCGGCGGGGTTCTGGTCGGCGTCGGGACCCGCGTCGGCAAGGGCTGTACGTCTGGCCACGGCGTCTGCGGCGTCGGCTCGGGGTCGAACACCTCCTTCGTGAACGTCGCGACGTTCCTGGCGTTCGCGATCGGCACCGCACAGCTGGTCGCCGCACTGGGGGTAAGCCCATGA